In Vigna radiata var. radiata cultivar VC1973A unplaced genomic scaffold, Vradiata_ver6 scaffold_347, whole genome shotgun sequence, a single genomic region encodes these proteins:
- the LOC106753261 gene encoding uncharacterized protein LOC106753261 isoform X3 has protein sequence MEAGTAPTLTLTPRLHTRFPFNTSNSNILFQPRFTLSSPLSSSFSAFSYRGPTPKRDFLADWVSQNDDVVRTLPIYVGSASLFAVLLNRALSGIAPVADAGSSQSRADLLTLGLAVTNILTGLVWLSIKPKSITVVNPRGVECKRFCTTLPEVALNELLWVWESLSDATCCRSLVVVYERSCVLQIGFAADSSPGNGEAVSVDANKLMQGSVYQGVMKSGAQSYLANLSLYPGKSELPFLPLNTQ, from the exons ATGGAAGCGGGAACTGCTCCCACTCTCACACTCACTCCTCGATTGCATACTCGCTTTCCCTTTAACACTTCCAATTCAAATATCTTATTTCAACCGCGCTTCACTCTTTCGTCTCCtttatcttcttccttttccGCTTTCAGTTACAGAGGCCCCACTCCAAAACGCGATTTCCTCGCTGACTGGGTTTCCCAAAACGATGACGTCGTCCGCACCCTCCCAATCTACGTCGGCTCGGCTTCCCTCTTCGCCGTCCTCCTCAACCGCGCCCTCTCCGGCATCGCCCCTGTCGCCGACGCCGGCAG TTCGCAGTCCAGAGCTGACCTTTTGACTTTGGGATTGGCGGTTACCAATATTTTGACTGGCCTCGTTTGGCTTTCAATAAAACCTAAGTCTATAACTGTG GTAAATCCTCGAGGAGTTGAATGCAAGAGATTTTGCACTACACTTCCTGAAGTTGCACTTAACGAGTTGCTTTG GGTGTGGGAATCTCTGTCAGATGCCACTTGTTGTCGTTCGCTCGTTGTTGTTTATGAGAGAAGTTGTGTACTCCAAATAGGTTTTGCTGCAGATTCTTCTCCTGGGAATGGTGAGGCTGTAAGTGTGGATGCCAATAAATTGATGCAAGGATCAGTATACCAGGGAGTTATGAAATCTGGTGCTC AGAGTTACTTGGCAAATTTATCTCTTTATCCTGGAAAATCTGAGCTGCCATTTCTACCTTTAAATACTCAG TAA
- the LOC106753261 gene encoding uncharacterized protein LOC106753261 isoform X1, with product MEAGTAPTLTLTPRLHTRFPFNTSNSNILFQPRFTLSSPLSSSFSAFSYRGPTPKRDFLADWVSQNDDVVRTLPIYVGSASLFAVLLNRALSGIAPVADAGSSQSRADLLTLGLAVTNILTGLVWLSIKPKSITVVNPRGVECKRFCTTLPEVALNELLWVWESLSDATCCRSLVVVYERSCVLQIGFAADSSPGNGEAVSVDANKLMQGSVYQGVMKSGAQSYLANLSLYPGKSELPFLPLNTQAVILQPLGDKGIAIIGGDTIRGYTASDQAWITYIGEKLDSTLAKYVNHHPLTSQD from the exons ATGGAAGCGGGAACTGCTCCCACTCTCACACTCACTCCTCGATTGCATACTCGCTTTCCCTTTAACACTTCCAATTCAAATATCTTATTTCAACCGCGCTTCACTCTTTCGTCTCCtttatcttcttccttttccGCTTTCAGTTACAGAGGCCCCACTCCAAAACGCGATTTCCTCGCTGACTGGGTTTCCCAAAACGATGACGTCGTCCGCACCCTCCCAATCTACGTCGGCTCGGCTTCCCTCTTCGCCGTCCTCCTCAACCGCGCCCTCTCCGGCATCGCCCCTGTCGCCGACGCCGGCAG TTCGCAGTCCAGAGCTGACCTTTTGACTTTGGGATTGGCGGTTACCAATATTTTGACTGGCCTCGTTTGGCTTTCAATAAAACCTAAGTCTATAACTGTG GTAAATCCTCGAGGAGTTGAATGCAAGAGATTTTGCACTACACTTCCTGAAGTTGCACTTAACGAGTTGCTTTG GGTGTGGGAATCTCTGTCAGATGCCACTTGTTGTCGTTCGCTCGTTGTTGTTTATGAGAGAAGTTGTGTACTCCAAATAGGTTTTGCTGCAGATTCTTCTCCTGGGAATGGTGAGGCTGTAAGTGTGGATGCCAATAAATTGATGCAAGGATCAGTATACCAGGGAGTTATGAAATCTGGTGCTC AGAGTTACTTGGCAAATTTATCTCTTTATCCTGGAAAATCTGAGCTGCCATTTCTACCTTTAAATACTCAG GCAGTAATTTTACAGCCACTTGGAGATAAAGGAATTGCAATTATCGGTGGTGACACGATACGAGGTTACACTGCTTCTGATCAG GCATGGATCACTTATATTGGAGAGAAGCTGGATTCTACCCTTGCAAAATATGTGAATCATCACCCTCTGACTTCTCAAGATTAA
- the LOC106753261 gene encoding uncharacterized protein LOC106753261 isoform X2, giving the protein MEAGTAPTLTLTPRLHTRFPFNTSNSNILFQPRFTLSSPLSSSFSAFSYRGPTPKRDFLADWVSQNDDVVRTLPIYVGSASLFAVLLNRALSGIAPVADAGSSQSRADLLTLGLAVTNILTGLVWLSIKPKSITVNPRGVECKRFCTTLPEVALNELLWVWESLSDATCCRSLVVVYERSCVLQIGFAADSSPGNGEAVSVDANKLMQGSVYQGVMKSGAQSYLANLSLYPGKSELPFLPLNTQAVILQPLGDKGIAIIGGDTIRGYTASDQAWITYIGEKLDSTLAKYVNHHPLTSQD; this is encoded by the exons ATGGAAGCGGGAACTGCTCCCACTCTCACACTCACTCCTCGATTGCATACTCGCTTTCCCTTTAACACTTCCAATTCAAATATCTTATTTCAACCGCGCTTCACTCTTTCGTCTCCtttatcttcttccttttccGCTTTCAGTTACAGAGGCCCCACTCCAAAACGCGATTTCCTCGCTGACTGGGTTTCCCAAAACGATGACGTCGTCCGCACCCTCCCAATCTACGTCGGCTCGGCTTCCCTCTTCGCCGTCCTCCTCAACCGCGCCCTCTCCGGCATCGCCCCTGTCGCCGACGCCGGCAG TTCGCAGTCCAGAGCTGACCTTTTGACTTTGGGATTGGCGGTTACCAATATTTTGACTGGCCTCGTTTGGCTTTCAATAAAACCTAAGTCTATAACT GTAAATCCTCGAGGAGTTGAATGCAAGAGATTTTGCACTACACTTCCTGAAGTTGCACTTAACGAGTTGCTTTG GGTGTGGGAATCTCTGTCAGATGCCACTTGTTGTCGTTCGCTCGTTGTTGTTTATGAGAGAAGTTGTGTACTCCAAATAGGTTTTGCTGCAGATTCTTCTCCTGGGAATGGTGAGGCTGTAAGTGTGGATGCCAATAAATTGATGCAAGGATCAGTATACCAGGGAGTTATGAAATCTGGTGCTC AGAGTTACTTGGCAAATTTATCTCTTTATCCTGGAAAATCTGAGCTGCCATTTCTACCTTTAAATACTCAG GCAGTAATTTTACAGCCACTTGGAGATAAAGGAATTGCAATTATCGGTGGTGACACGATACGAGGTTACACTGCTTCTGATCAG GCATGGATCACTTATATTGGAGAGAAGCTGGATTCTACCCTTGCAAAATATGTGAATCATCACCCTCTGACTTCTCAAGATTAA